A section of the Malania oleifera isolate guangnan ecotype guangnan chromosome 2, ASM2987363v1, whole genome shotgun sequence genome encodes:
- the LOC131147647 gene encoding omega-3 fatty acid desaturase, endoplasmic reticulum-like, whose protein sequence is MVGMHAERDDRRAKANLLEEAPSLNGSKPEPAKEEEEEEEFDPSAPPPFRISEIRAAIPKHCWVKDPWKSLSYVGRDITVILILGAVAAYVDSWYFWPIYWAAQGTMFWAVFLLGHDCGHGSFSNNTFLNNVLGHIVHTSILVPYHGWRISHKNHHQNHANIEKDESWVPVPKKVYENLDPFTRFLRFTTPFALLVFPTYLWYGGLGHSRSHFNPYSKLFKPNERKDVIVSTTCWTVMVALLAWASYTLGLVQVFKFYGVPYLVSVMWIDLVTYLHHHGHEDGKLPWYRDKEWSYTRGALTTTDHDYGWINDIHHNIGTHVIHHFFPQIPHYHLVEATKAAKPVLGKYYREPKKSGPFPFHLIGLLRKSLNRDHFVSDTGDILYYQTDPHVRKFFRPIKPN, encoded by the exons ATGGTTGGCATGCATGCAGAAAGAGATGATCGACGGGCAAAGGCAAACCTTTTGGAGGAGGCTCCATCTCTTAACGGGTCTAAGCCCGAGCCCGctaaggaggaggaggaggaggaggagtttGACCCGAGTGCCCCGCCTCCGTTCCGGATATCCGAGATCCGAGCCGCCATACCAAAGCACTGCTGGGTCAAGGATCCGTGGAAGTCCCTCAGCTATGTGGGCAGGGACATTACCGTCATTCTAATCTTGGGTGCGGTGGCTGCGTACGTCGACAGCTGGTACTTCTGGCCCATCTATTGGGCCGCCCAAGGCACCATGTTTTGGGCCGTCTTTCTTCTCGGACATGAttg TGGGCATGGAAGCTTTTCAAACAACACATTTCTGAATAATGTGTTAGGGCACATCGTGCATACATCAATTCTTGTACCTTACCATGGATG GAGAATCAGTCACAAAAATCACCATCAGAATCATGCAAACATAGAAAAAGATGAATCATGGGTGCCG GTCCCCAAAAAGGTATATGAGAATTTGGACCCGTTCACTCGATTTTTAAGATTTACGACACCCTTCGCCCTCCTTGTGTTTCCAACCTATCTG TGGTATGGGGGTTTGGGTCACTCCCGATCTCATTTCAACCCTTATAGCAAGTTGTTCAAGCCCAATGAGCGAAAAGACGTCATCGTTTCAACAACGTGTTGGACTGTGATGGTGGCTCTGCTTGCGTGGGCTTCCTATACGCTAGGTCTTGTCCAAGTATTCAAGTTCTACGGTGTTCCTTACTTG GTTTCTGTGATGTGGATTGACCTTGTTACATATTTACATCATCATGGTCACGAAGATGGTAAACTTCCATGGTATCGGGACAAG GAATGGAGCTATACGAGGGGAGCTTTAACAACGACGGATCATGATTATGGATGGATTAATGACATTCATCACAACATAGGGACCCACGTCATTCACCATTTTTTCCCTCAAATTCCACACTATCATTTGGTTGAAGCG ACAAAGGCAGCTAAACCCGTGCTGGGAAAGTATTACAGAGAGCCCAAGAAGTCAGGCCCATTTCCGTTTCACCTAATTGGGCTTTTGAGAAAGAGCCTCAATCGAGACCACTTCGTCAGCGACACCGGCGACATCTTGTACTATCAAACCGATCCTCACGTCCGCAAATTCTTCCGGCCCATCAAGCCCAATTGA